The Syntrophorhabdales bacterium genome has a segment encoding these proteins:
- the hemG gene encoding protoporphyrinogen oxidase, whose product MKRVAIVGSGISACACAVSLKEKGIDFTIFEKEASPGGKLVTEKVSDFLVEGGPDSFLPEKYWTVDLVRKVGLEEELLCSNDEFKGTYIYSGGRLHRLPEGVMLMVPTMIMPLLRSSLISWPGKIRMGLEFFLPAKQDAADESLAQFVTRRLGRECLEKIAEPLVAGIHTSNPDNMSILAIFPRFVEMEKNYGSLIKGMLAALKKVPPVDPSKRRMTYFMSLKGGMQQLTDTCIAIIGKERIRTRSQISKVLKTDKGYRLLLDGNPDQGAPSDAKPEIFDHVVLTTPAYTTSELVRDMDQALSERLTGMEWSSTATISIAFKKTDINVKLPGFGFIVPKVENRRINATTWSSIKWSYRSPDDHLLIRSFVGGGHHEELVFVDDAKLVNIILDELRSIAGIDAKPVFSKVCRWIKGMPKYTVGHLERLAKIDELKARHQGLHLIGCSYRGIGIGDCVRSGFDAASEIANRR is encoded by the coding sequence GTGAAACGGGTCGCTATTGTCGGGAGCGGCATTTCAGCCTGCGCGTGCGCAGTCTCTCTCAAAGAGAAAGGCATTGATTTTACGATCTTTGAGAAGGAGGCCTCGCCCGGCGGCAAACTGGTCACGGAAAAGGTTAGCGATTTTCTTGTGGAAGGAGGTCCTGACAGTTTCCTCCCGGAGAAGTACTGGACCGTCGATCTGGTAAGAAAGGTGGGGTTGGAAGAAGAACTCCTTTGCAGCAACGATGAGTTTAAGGGCACCTACATCTATTCAGGCGGTCGTCTTCATCGCCTTCCTGAAGGGGTAATGCTCATGGTTCCCACCATGATAATGCCTCTCCTAAGGTCAAGCCTCATCTCCTGGCCAGGAAAAATCCGCATGGGGCTCGAGTTCTTCCTGCCTGCAAAACAAGATGCTGCCGATGAAAGTCTCGCCCAGTTCGTGACACGGCGTCTGGGAAGGGAATGCCTGGAAAAGATCGCGGAGCCGCTTGTGGCAGGCATTCACACCTCCAATCCCGACAACATGAGCATCCTTGCTATATTTCCCCGTTTCGTCGAGATGGAGAAGAACTACGGCAGCCTCATCAAAGGCATGCTAGCAGCCCTCAAGAAGGTGCCGCCGGTTGACCCGTCAAAGAGAAGAATGACCTATTTCATGAGCTTGAAGGGGGGCATGCAGCAGCTCACAGACACGTGCATCGCCATTATCGGAAAAGAGCGAATACGAACGCGTTCCCAGATCAGCAAAGTGCTGAAGACTGACAAGGGCTATCGCCTCCTGCTGGATGGCAACCCGGACCAGGGGGCACCTTCCGACGCGAAGCCTGAGATCTTCGATCACGTCGTGCTTACAACTCCAGCCTATACGACATCGGAACTGGTGCGCGACATGGATCAGGCACTTTCAGAGCGCCTCACGGGGATGGAATGGTCTTCGACCGCCACGATATCTATTGCGTTCAAAAAAACAGATATTAATGTGAAGCTTCCAGGTTTTGGCTTTATCGTGCCAAAGGTCGAGAACAGGCGCATCAACGCGACGACATGGAGCTCCATAAAGTGGTCGTATCGCTCCCCTGATGATCATCTGCTGATCCGTTCGTTTGTGGGCGGCGGTCACCACGAGGAGCTTGTCTTTGTGGACGATGCGAAGCTGGTCAACATTATTCTCGATGAGCTTCGAAGCATCGCCGGAATCGATGCGAAGCCTGTTTTCTCAAAAGTATGCCGGTGGATCAAAGGAATGCCCAAGTACACGGTCGGCCATCTCGAGAGGCTCGCAAAGATTGACGAACTCAAGGCGCGCCACCAGGGTCTGCACCTG
- the hemH gene encoding ferrochelatase — MKKSAVLLVSFGGPRSIDDVPGFIQRLTGRKLPPAVEQQIVERYRLIGGCSPLPAIAEEHARLLEKTMGGELGIRPAFKYSYPSIEERIDQCKSQGIDRIFFFVMTPFYTSRTAGEYIATAKRHLDSIQYHPGVVFIHSWYNEPGFVRCWISRIEESLVPDAFYLFSAHSLPTALADEPYKRQIEQTVHKVVDELRLSHYGLGWQSIPAGTTEPWIGPTVETVLDKVAEEKFRVVVQVPIGFVTEHVETLYDIDVVHKKYAAAKGLSHRRVACLNTDPPFIEVTKKILLQALQKAA, encoded by the coding sequence GTGAAGAAGAGCGCCGTGCTGCTCGTCAGCTTCGGAGGGCCGCGCTCGATAGACGACGTACCGGGATTCATCCAGAGGCTCACGGGTCGTAAGCTGCCTCCCGCAGTCGAACAGCAGATCGTCGAGCGTTACCGGCTTATAGGCGGCTGCTCTCCCCTTCCTGCCATAGCTGAAGAGCACGCGAGGCTACTTGAAAAAACAATGGGCGGAGAATTGGGCATCAGACCGGCCTTCAAGTATTCCTATCCTTCCATCGAAGAACGCATCGATCAGTGCAAGAGCCAGGGTATCGATCGCATCTTTTTTTTTGTCATGACCCCTTTTTACACAAGCAGGACAGCGGGAGAATATATTGCTACAGCCAAACGCCACCTCGATAGCATACAGTATCATCCCGGGGTAGTTTTCATTCATAGCTGGTATAACGAGCCAGGCTTTGTCCGGTGCTGGATTTCAAGAATAGAAGAATCCTTGGTCCCGGACGCTTTTTACCTCTTTTCCGCCCATAGTCTACCAACTGCTCTTGCGGATGAACCCTACAAACGCCAGATCGAGCAAACGGTCCATAAGGTTGTTGACGAACTTCGCCTTTCTCATTACGGACTTGGCTGGCAAAGCATACCCGCAGGTACGACCGAGCCGTGGATAGGACCGACCGTTGAGACCGTTCTTGATAAGGTGGCGGAGGAAAAATTTCGCGTCGTGGTGCAGGTACCCATCGGCTTTGTTACAGAACACGTGGAAACTTTGTACGACATCGATGTCGTACATAAGAAATATGCTGCCGCAAAGGGTCTCAGCCACCGTCGCGTAGCCTGTCTCAACACTGATCCACCCTTTATAGAAGTAACGAAGAAGATTCTCTTACAGGCGCTGCAGAAAGCGGCATGA